From Lysobacter auxotrophicus, the proteins below share one genomic window:
- the gcvH gene encoding glycine cleavage system protein GcvH translates to MSEIPGDLKFMKSHEWARIDGDGKVTVGISDHAQGLLGDLVYVELPNVGDRVEAGAASAVVESVKAASDVYAPVTGKVVSVNTALTDKPETINEDAYGEGWIYTLEIEDADQLNELLAPDDYAELLEEEDH, encoded by the coding sequence ATGAGTGAAATTCCCGGCGATCTGAAGTTCATGAAGTCCCATGAGTGGGCTCGCATCGATGGCGACGGCAAGGTGACCGTCGGCATCTCCGACCACGCGCAGGGCCTGCTCGGCGACCTGGTGTACGTCGAACTGCCGAACGTCGGCGACCGCGTCGAAGCCGGCGCCGCCTCCGCCGTCGTGGAATCGGTGAAGGCCGCGTCCGACGTCTACGCACCGGTCACCGGCAAGGTCGTGTCGGTCAACACCGCGCTGACCGACAAGCCGGAGACCATCAACGAGGACGCCTACGGCGAAGGCTGGATCTACACCCTCGAGATCGAGGACGCCGACCAGCTCAACGAGCTGCTGGCGCCGGACGACTACGCCGAGCTGCTCGAAGAAGAAGACCACTGA
- a CDS encoding hotdog fold domain-containing protein: MSTPLLSLYRKITRWPAGHWLFSRAICFKAPYFGTIAPRIVSLAPNCCEVRIRDRRRVHNHIGTVHAIALCNLAELAAGVMTDATLPPSMRWIPKGMTVEYLKKATGTMHGVATPDVPLVESASGYELPVTVIVKNDAGEAVFRASISMWVSPRK; encoded by the coding sequence ATGTCGACGCCCCTGCTCTCGCTGTATCGCAAGATCACCCGCTGGCCCGCCGGACACTGGCTGTTCTCGCGCGCGATCTGCTTCAAGGCGCCCTACTTCGGCACCATCGCGCCACGCATCGTGTCGCTGGCGCCGAACTGCTGCGAGGTGCGCATCCGCGACCGCCGCCGCGTCCACAACCACATCGGCACCGTGCACGCGATCGCGCTGTGCAACCTCGCCGAACTGGCCGCCGGCGTCATGACCGATGCGACCTTGCCGCCGTCGATGCGCTGGATCCCCAAGGGCATGACGGTCGAGTATTTGAAGAAGGCGACCGGCACGATGCACGGCGTCGCGACGCCGGACGTCCCGCTGGTCGAATCCGCGTCGGGTTACGAACTGCCCGTCACCGTCATCGTGAAGAACGACGCGGGCGAAGCGGTCTTCCGCGCATCGATCTCGATGTGGGTGTCGCCGAGGAAGTAG
- a CDS encoding DUF1304 domain-containing protein — MSMLVLLLIALVALLHAYFLVLEMFLWTRPLGMKVFRLTREKAESTKVLAANQGLYNGFLAAGLVWSIIGERRDVATFFLACVVIAGVFGAATVNKRIFYVQAVPALVAGLAVLIR, encoded by the coding sequence ATGTCCATGCTCGTGTTGCTGCTGATCGCCCTCGTCGCACTCCTGCACGCCTACTTCCTGGTGCTGGAGATGTTCCTGTGGACGCGCCCGCTGGGCATGAAGGTTTTCCGCCTCACGCGCGAGAAGGCCGAGTCGACGAAGGTCCTCGCCGCGAACCAGGGCCTCTACAACGGCTTCCTCGCCGCGGGCCTCGTCTGGTCGATCATCGGCGAACGCCGCGACGTCGCGACGTTCTTCCTCGCCTGCGTCGTCATCGCCGGCGTGTTCGGCGCGGCGACGGTCAACAAGCGGATCTTCTACGTGCAAGCGGTGCCGGCGCTGGTGGCTGGTTTAGCCGTATTGATCCGCTGA
- a CDS encoding NTP/NDP exchange transporter: MPQAHDDRVPAVPGGRIRGGEWPAVALSFAYFFCVLAAYYVIRPLREQLTAAVGSTQLPWFYGATFIATLVLTPVFAWLIARYSRRIVVPLVYLFFIGCLFAFVPLFADPSLIGPRALGTVFFVWVSVFNLFVVSVFWIFMSDIWNMEQAKRLFPVIAVAGTCGALAGPTLTATLVNIIGVAPLLLVSASLLGVAVVCIVLLGRWARTHGERRFEAAHEAPIGGGMLDGLKQVFTDPFMRNMAILLLLADGIGTVNYALVADYSGATFTDAVSRTAFAARVDQVANVLTVLTQLTLTRWLLPRRGPGPVILVWAVVSMFALSLVVFSPDPHAPMAFGFPAVAIALIVSRGLAYGMAEPARHSLYARVPRNVRYKGQNAVDTAVWRFGDTAIALGMNALRTLGVSIGAFAGISALAALSAATIGWRMSRRVEESPQPEAQPAT, from the coding sequence ATGCCGCAGGCTCACGACGACCGCGTGCCCGCCGTCCCGGGCGGCCGCATCCGCGGCGGGGAATGGCCCGCGGTGGCGCTGTCCTTCGCCTATTTCTTCTGCGTGCTGGCGGCGTACTACGTGATCCGGCCGCTGCGCGAGCAGCTGACCGCGGCCGTTGGTTCGACGCAGCTGCCGTGGTTCTACGGCGCGACCTTCATCGCCACGCTGGTGCTGACGCCGGTATTCGCCTGGCTCATCGCGCGCTACTCGCGGCGCATCGTCGTGCCGTTGGTGTACCTGTTCTTCATCGGCTGCCTGTTCGCGTTCGTGCCGCTGTTCGCCGATCCCTCGCTGATCGGTCCGCGCGCGCTGGGCACGGTGTTCTTCGTGTGGGTCAGCGTGTTCAACCTGTTCGTGGTGTCGGTGTTCTGGATCTTCATGTCCGACATCTGGAACATGGAACAGGCCAAGCGGCTGTTCCCCGTCATCGCCGTCGCGGGCACCTGCGGCGCGCTCGCGGGCCCGACGCTCACCGCGACGCTGGTCAACATCATCGGCGTGGCGCCGCTGCTGCTGGTGTCGGCGTCGCTGCTGGGCGTGGCGGTGGTGTGCATCGTGCTGCTCGGGCGCTGGGCGCGGACGCACGGCGAACGGCGGTTCGAAGCCGCGCATGAAGCGCCGATCGGTGGCGGCATGCTCGACGGCCTCAAGCAGGTGTTCACCGACCCGTTCATGCGCAACATGGCGATCCTGCTGCTGCTTGCCGATGGCATCGGCACGGTGAACTACGCGCTGGTCGCCGACTATTCGGGCGCGACGTTCACCGATGCGGTCTCGCGCACTGCGTTCGCCGCGCGCGTGGACCAGGTGGCGAACGTGCTCACGGTCCTCACCCAGCTCACGCTGACGCGCTGGCTGCTGCCGCGTCGTGGGCCAGGGCCGGTGATCCTGGTGTGGGCGGTGGTGAGCATGTTCGCGTTGTCGCTGGTGGTGTTCTCGCCCGACCCGCACGCGCCGATGGCGTTCGGTTTCCCTGCGGTGGCGATCGCCCTGATCGTCAGTCGCGGCCTGGCCTACGGCATGGCCGAACCGGCGCGCCACAGCCTCTACGCACGCGTGCCGCGCAACGTCCGCTACAAGGGCCAGAACGCGGTGGACACCGCGGTGTGGCGCTTCGGCGACACGGCCATCGCGCTTGGCATGAACGCACTGCGCACGCTGGGCGTCAGCATCGGCGCGTTCGCCGGCATCAGCGCGCTCGCCGCGCTGAGCGCGGCGACGATCGGCTGGCGCATGTCGCGGCGCGTCGAGGAATCGCCGCAGCCGGAGGCGCAACCGGCGACGTAG
- a CDS encoding serine hydrolase domain-containing protein: protein MKSNVKKPSRTLRRIGAVALLLPLTLGSTAQTPQHSGAAVASTTAFNTPNVRPVAPLPPAVPLPAAFDVRQFESMAQQLVANQRVPGMAMAMVHNGRVLSARGYGITDTSHAAPVDSHTVFRLASLSKSFAGTMTGLLVNDGSLRWDSKLVDYLPSFRLSNPLASQQLTVADLLSHRVGLTHNAFDRDLEQYVDYRTLTQKLAYAPLQCAPGTCYSYQNVAFSLVGDMVFAATGDFYAQEVQRRIFKPLGMNDASLGLEGIQASPSWARPHVRGRGGWVSLMPKTTYYQVLPAAGVNASASDMAQYLIAHTGHRPDVLPAPLLATLHQQLVDTPSEIRGSSWRRTRLTGAGYALGWRTYKYAGHDVVFHGGAVQGYRGLIAMVPELDFGVALMWNSESSLPSGLLPTILDTALGLPPGQWLDDDIDPTLYAEATDDASPDAPHAPGSHASASTAAPQ, encoded by the coding sequence ATGAAAAGCAACGTGAAAAAGCCTTCGCGCACCCTGCGCCGCATCGGTGCCGTCGCGCTGTTGCTTCCGCTCACGCTGGGCTCGACCGCGCAGACGCCGCAGCATTCCGGTGCAGCGGTCGCGAGCACCACCGCCTTCAACACGCCGAACGTGCGTCCCGTCGCGCCCCTGCCGCCGGCAGTGCCGCTGCCCGCGGCCTTCGACGTGCGCCAGTTCGAATCGATGGCGCAGCAGCTTGTCGCCAACCAGCGCGTGCCGGGCATGGCGATGGCGATGGTGCACAACGGTCGCGTCCTGAGCGCGCGCGGCTACGGCATCACCGACACCAGCCACGCCGCGCCGGTCGACTCGCACACCGTGTTCCGCCTGGCCTCGCTGTCCAAGAGCTTCGCCGGCACGATGACGGGCCTGCTCGTCAACGACGGCTCGCTGCGCTGGGACAGCAAGCTGGTCGATTACCTGCCGAGCTTCCGCCTCAGCAACCCGCTGGCGTCGCAGCAGCTCACCGTCGCCGACCTGCTCAGCCATCGCGTGGGCCTGACGCACAACGCGTTCGATCGCGACCTGGAGCAGTACGTCGACTACCGCACGCTGACGCAGAAGCTGGCGTACGCGCCGCTGCAGTGCGCGCCGGGCACCTGCTACAGCTACCAGAACGTCGCCTTCAGCCTGGTCGGCGACATGGTCTTCGCCGCCACGGGCGACTTCTACGCGCAGGAAGTGCAGCGCCGCATCTTCAAGCCGCTGGGCATGAACGACGCGAGCCTCGGCCTGGAAGGCATCCAGGCGAGCCCGAGCTGGGCGCGTCCGCACGTGCGCGGTCGCGGCGGCTGGGTGTCGCTGATGCCCAAGACCACCTACTACCAGGTGCTGCCGGCCGCGGGCGTCAACGCCAGCGCGAGCGACATGGCGCAGTACCTGATCGCGCACACCGGCCATCGCCCCGACGTGCTGCCGGCGCCGCTGCTGGCCACGCTGCACCAGCAGCTGGTCGATACGCCGAGCGAGATCCGCGGCTCCTCGTGGCGTCGCACGCGCCTGACCGGCGCCGGGTATGCGCTGGGCTGGCGCACGTACAAGTACGCCGGCCACGACGTCGTCTTCCACGGCGGCGCGGTACAGGGGTATCGCGGCCTGATCGCGATGGTGCCGGAGCTCGACTTCGGCGTGGCGCTCATGTGGAACAGCGAGAGCTCGCTGCCCTCGGGCCTGCTGCCGACGATCCTCGACACCGCACTCGGCCTGCCGCCGGGCCAGTGGCTGGACGACGACATCGACCCGACGCTCTACGCCGAAGCGACCGACGACGCGTCGCCGGATGCCCCGCACGCACCGGGCTCGCACGCTTCGGCTTCGACGGCTGCGCCGCAGTAG
- a CDS encoding GMC family oxidoreductase, with translation MFDYIIIGAGSAGCVLANRLSADPDAKVLLLEAGPRDSHPFIHMPAGLAKLVNNRRVNWDYHTAPEPALDNRTLWWPRGKVLGGSSSINAMCYTRGVPGDYDDWAAQGADGWDWASVLPYFRRSERNARGSDALHGDEGPLYVADLRHSNPLSHAFIEAGHQAGHPLNDDFNGPVQDGFGLYQVTQKNGARCSSAVAYLDPVRTRRNLTIVTDAQVNRITFERGRANGVVYRSKGRAFHQAAAREVLLCGGALNSPQLLMLSGIGPAMQLRRHGIDVVVDAPQVGENLQDHLDICTLRHCPQPITYDRLSDARIAFDYYLRGHSGIGSSNIAEAGGFVRSRFAPDERPDIQLHFVPAMLDDHGRHRLPGDGYTVHACFLRPRSRGRVRLMSAHAGDHVRIEANYLSDADGFDLKMMVECAKLSRELLAQPAFDAYRGAPIFPARDDLDDEDLVAFIRAKAETIYHPVGTCRMGSDALSVVDPQLRVRGVEGLRVVDASVMPMLVGGNTNGPTMMIAERAAELIRTA, from the coding sequence GTGTTCGACTACATCATCATCGGTGCCGGCTCGGCCGGCTGCGTGCTCGCCAACCGGCTCTCCGCCGATCCCGACGCGAAGGTCCTGCTGCTGGAAGCCGGCCCGCGCGACAGCCATCCCTTCATCCACATGCCGGCGGGCCTGGCCAAGCTGGTGAACAACCGGCGGGTCAACTGGGACTATCACACCGCGCCGGAACCGGCCCTCGACAACCGCACGCTGTGGTGGCCGCGCGGCAAGGTGCTTGGCGGCTCCAGTTCGATCAACGCCATGTGCTACACGCGCGGCGTGCCGGGCGACTACGACGACTGGGCCGCGCAGGGCGCCGACGGGTGGGACTGGGCGTCGGTACTGCCGTACTTCCGCCGCAGCGAACGCAACGCGCGCGGCAGCGACGCGCTGCACGGCGACGAGGGTCCGCTGTACGTGGCCGACCTGCGCCACAGCAACCCGCTGTCGCACGCCTTCATCGAGGCCGGGCACCAGGCGGGGCATCCACTCAACGACGACTTCAACGGCCCCGTGCAGGACGGCTTCGGCCTTTACCAGGTCACGCAGAAGAACGGCGCGCGGTGTTCGAGCGCGGTCGCCTACCTGGATCCGGTGCGCACGCGGCGCAACCTCACCATCGTCACCGACGCGCAGGTCAACCGGATCACCTTCGAACGCGGCCGCGCCAACGGCGTGGTGTACCGCTCGAAGGGCCGCGCGTTCCACCAGGCCGCGGCGCGCGAAGTGCTGCTGTGCGGCGGCGCGCTCAACTCGCCGCAATTGCTGATGCTGTCGGGCATCGGCCCCGCGATGCAGCTGCGCCGCCACGGCATCGACGTCGTCGTCGATGCGCCGCAGGTCGGCGAGAACCTGCAGGACCATCTGGACATCTGCACGCTGCGGCATTGCCCGCAACCGATCACCTACGACCGCCTGAGCGACGCGCGCATCGCGTTCGACTACTACCTGCGCGGCCACAGCGGCATCGGCTCCAGCAACATCGCCGAAGCGGGCGGTTTCGTGCGATCGCGTTTCGCGCCGGACGAACGTCCCGACATCCAGCTGCACTTCGTGCCGGCGATGCTCGACGACCATGGCCGCCATCGCCTGCCGGGCGACGGCTACACCGTGCACGCGTGCTTCCTGCGGCCGCGCAGCCGCGGGCGCGTGCGGCTGATGAGCGCCCATGCCGGCGACCACGTCCGCATCGAGGCCAACTACCTCAGCGACGCGGACGGGTTCGACCTGAAGATGATGGTCGAGTGCGCGAAGCTCTCGCGCGAACTGCTCGCGCAACCGGCCTTCGACGCGTACCGCGGCGCGCCGATCTTCCCGGCGCGCGACGATCTCGACGATGAGGACCTCGTCGCCTTCATCCGCGCGAAGGCCGAGACGATCTACCACCCCGTCGGCACCTGCCGCATGGGGTCGGATGCGTTGTCGGTCGTCGATCCGCAGCTGCGCGTGCGCGGCGTCGAAGGCCTGCGCGTGGTCGATGCATCCGTCATGCCGATGCTGGTCGGCGGCAACACCAACGGGCCAACGATGATGATCGCCGAGCGCGCGGCCGAGCTGATCCGGACCGCCTGA
- a CDS encoding TetR/AcrR family transcriptional regulator gives MSSDAQTKHEGAGQDRPGESGPGDRAAHAKPAPERTGRLSADDWAQAALDLIAEQGVAAVAVEPLARRLGVTKGSFYWHFPSRDALLVAALERWEKVEQETVFGQLEPISDPRERLRALFTLVAHEFKSHVIYSELLKALDHPAVQPVIGRVSERRLEYLTASFRQAGLSRTDAQHRARLLYAAYVGFLQLNLQLHQARMQHDEFEAYVEHMMATLIPSA, from the coding sequence ATGAGCTCAGACGCCCAGACGAAGCACGAAGGAGCCGGCCAGGATCGCCCCGGCGAAAGCGGACCCGGCGACAGGGCGGCGCACGCGAAGCCCGCGCCCGAACGCACCGGCCGGCTCAGCGCCGACGATTGGGCCCAGGCCGCGCTCGACCTGATCGCCGAACAGGGCGTCGCCGCCGTCGCGGTCGAACCGCTCGCGCGCCGGCTCGGCGTCACCAAGGGCAGCTTCTACTGGCATTTCCCCTCGCGCGACGCCCTGCTCGTCGCTGCGTTGGAGCGCTGGGAGAAGGTCGAACAGGAAACCGTCTTCGGCCAGCTCGAACCCATTTCCGACCCACGCGAGCGCCTGCGCGCGCTGTTCACGCTGGTCGCGCACGAGTTCAAGTCGCACGTCATCTATTCCGAGCTGCTCAAGGCGCTGGATCATCCGGCGGTGCAGCCGGTCATCGGGCGCGTGTCGGAGCGTCGCCTGGAATACCTGACCGCCTCGTTCCGACAGGCCGGGCTCAGCCGGACCGACGCCCAGCATCGCGCCCGCCTGCTCTACGCGGCGTACGTCGGCTTCCTGCAGCTGAACCTGCAGCTGCACCAGGCGCGCATGCAGCACGACGAGTTCGAGGCGTACGTCGAGCACATGATGGCGACGCTCATCCCGTCAGCCTGA
- a CDS encoding acyl-CoA dehydrogenase: MSIAIPFIAFLLVGAIAAYHRLRLPVWAALTATALVACWLLGASGTATVVAAIVTAVIAVPLLLPQFRLPFITKPLLGFYTKILPPLSETERVALEAGTVGWEGQLFSGKPDWDVLHNQPRPTLSADEQAFLDGPVEELCKMIDDWQITHVDADLSPELWDFIKKNKFFGMIVPKEYGGLGFTALGNHKVIQKLASMSSVVSSTVGVPNSLGPAELLMHYGTQEQKDHYLPRLADGREVPCFGLTGPWAGSDATSIPDYGIVCMGEWNGARVVGVKLTFDKRYITLAPVATLIGLAFRMYDPEGLIGDKEDIGITLALLPRDTAGVEIGRRAMPLNSPFQNGPIRGKDVFIPLSQLIGGEAYAGKGWQMLVECLSIGRSITLPSTASGGSKFGAVVTGSYARIRKQFGLSVGRFEGVEEALARIGGNAYTISALAEASAAAVARGELPAVPSTISKYHCTELGREVARDTMDIIGGKGIILGPRNFAGRNWQAAPIMITVEGANIMTRSLMIFGQGAILCHPWVLKEMKAATLPDPDERLREFDRNLFGHIGFAISNAVRSFWFGLTSARFGKAPGDAYTRRYYRKLNRYSAALALCADTSMLLLGGKLKFKESLSGRLGDVLSNLYIASALLKRYQDEGCPVTDQPLLAWSIHNATFKIEKAFSGALRNFPIRPIGWLLWALVFPLGRRAQYPSDRLGHKVASLLMSPNEARDRLAKGVFLTPTANNPGGRIASYLQKAVLAEPVERKFLKALKQKGIEAHDFAAQLEEGVREGWITADERRQLEELRELTIDTISVDDFDPEELRAATSQIGKQDNRYAA, from the coding sequence ATGAGCATCGCGATTCCCTTCATTGCCTTCCTGCTGGTCGGCGCCATCGCCGCCTACCATCGCCTTCGACTTCCGGTCTGGGCGGCGCTGACCGCGACCGCGTTGGTCGCGTGCTGGCTCCTCGGCGCCAGCGGCACGGCGACGGTCGTGGCCGCCATCGTCACCGCGGTGATCGCGGTGCCGCTGCTGCTGCCGCAGTTCCGCCTGCCGTTCATCACCAAGCCGCTGCTGGGCTTCTACACCAAGATCCTGCCGCCGTTGTCGGAAACCGAGCGCGTCGCGCTGGAAGCCGGCACCGTCGGCTGGGAAGGCCAGCTGTTCTCCGGCAAGCCCGACTGGGACGTGCTGCACAACCAGCCGCGGCCGACGCTGAGCGCCGACGAGCAGGCCTTCCTCGACGGCCCGGTCGAAGAACTGTGCAAGATGATCGACGACTGGCAGATCACGCACGTCGACGCCGATCTGTCGCCGGAGCTGTGGGACTTCATCAAGAAGAACAAGTTCTTCGGCATGATCGTGCCGAAGGAATACGGCGGCCTGGGCTTCACCGCGCTGGGTAACCACAAGGTGATCCAGAAGCTGGCGTCGATGTCGTCGGTGGTGTCCTCCACCGTCGGCGTGCCGAACTCGCTCGGCCCGGCCGAGCTGCTGATGCACTACGGCACGCAGGAACAGAAGGACCATTACCTGCCGCGCCTGGCCGACGGCCGTGAAGTGCCCTGCTTCGGCCTGACCGGTCCGTGGGCGGGTTCGGACGCGACGTCGATCCCCGACTACGGCATCGTCTGCATGGGCGAATGGAACGGCGCGCGCGTGGTCGGCGTGAAGCTGACCTTCGACAAGCGCTACATCACGCTCGCCCCGGTCGCCACGCTGATCGGCCTGGCGTTCCGCATGTACGACCCGGAAGGCCTCATCGGCGACAAGGAAGACATCGGCATCACGCTGGCGCTGCTGCCGCGCGACACCGCCGGCGTCGAGATCGGCCGCCGCGCGATGCCGCTCAACAGCCCGTTCCAGAACGGCCCGATCCGCGGCAAGGACGTCTTCATCCCGCTGAGCCAGCTGATCGGCGGCGAAGCCTACGCCGGCAAGGGCTGGCAGATGCTGGTCGAATGCCTGTCGATCGGCCGTTCGATCACGCTGCCGTCCACCGCCTCGGGCGGTTCGAAGTTCGGCGCCGTCGTCACCGGTTCCTACGCGCGCATCCGCAAGCAGTTCGGCCTGTCGGTCGGCCGCTTCGAAGGCGTGGAGGAAGCGCTCGCCCGCATCGGCGGCAATGCGTACACGATCAGCGCGCTGGCCGAAGCCTCGGCCGCCGCAGTGGCGCGCGGCGAACTGCCGGCGGTGCCGTCGACGATCTCGAAGTACCACTGCACCGAACTGGGCCGTGAAGTCGCACGCGACACGATGGACATCATCGGCGGCAAGGGCATCATTCTGGGGCCGCGCAACTTCGCCGGCCGCAACTGGCAGGCGGCGCCGATCATGATCACGGTGGAAGGCGCGAACATCATGACGCGCTCGCTGATGATTTTCGGCCAGGGCGCGATCCTGTGCCACCCGTGGGTGCTGAAGGAAATGAAGGCCGCCACGCTGCCCGATCCGGACGAGCGCCTGCGCGAGTTCGACCGCAACCTGTTCGGGCACATCGGTTTCGCGATTTCCAACGCCGTGCGTTCGTTCTGGTTCGGCCTGACGTCCGCGCGCTTCGGCAAGGCGCCGGGCGATGCGTACACGCGCCGTTACTACCGCAAGCTCAACCGCTATTCGGCGGCGCTGGCGCTGTGCGCGGATACCTCGATGCTGCTGCTCGGCGGCAAGCTGAAGTTCAAGGAATCGCTGTCGGGCCGCCTCGGCGACGTGCTGAGCAACCTGTACATCGCCAGCGCGCTGCTCAAGCGCTACCAGGACGAAGGCTGCCCGGTGACCGACCAGCCGCTGCTGGCGTGGTCGATCCACAATGCGACCTTCAAGATCGAAAAGGCGTTCTCCGGCGCGCTGCGCAACTTCCCGATCCGTCCGATCGGCTGGCTGCTGTGGGCGCTGGTGTTCCCGCTGGGCCGCCGCGCGCAGTACCCGAGCGATCGCCTCGGCCACAAGGTCGCATCCCTGCTGATGTCGCCGAACGAAGCACGCGATCGTCTCGCCAAGGGCGTGTTCCTCACGCCGACGGCGAACAACCCGGGCGGCCGCATCGCCAGTTACCTGCAGAAGGCCGTGCTGGCCGAGCCGGTGGAGCGCAAGTTCCTCAAGGCGCTCAAGCAGAAGGGCATCGAGGCGCACGATTTCGCCGCGCAGCTGGAGGAAGGCGTGCGCGAGGGCTGGATCACCGCCGACGAGCGTCGCCAGCTGGAAGAGCTGCGCGAGCTGACGATCGACACGATCAGCGTCGACGACTTCGATCCCGAGGAGCTGCGCGCCGCGACCTCGCAGATCGGCAAGCAGGACAACCGCTACGCCGCCTGA
- a CDS encoding phosphoenolpyruvate carboxykinase (GTP), translating into MNAISHDVAKPAVAPGSQGSKLAALNAWVAEVAALTKPDAIHWCDGSDAENAALIAQMEADGTLVKLNESTHPNSYLHRSHPDDVARVEHLTFVCTSRQDDAGPNNHWMAPADGHAKMDALFDGCMKGRTMYVIPYCMGPIDSPLSRCGVEITDSPYVVANMRIMTRMGAPSLARIEREGTFVKGLHSIGELDPERRFIMHFPEELTIKSFGSGYGGNALLGKKCHALRIASHQARSEGWLAEHMLILGLENPQGETHYIAAAFPSACGKTNLAMLIPPEGYRAKGWKVWTVGDDICWMRPGADGRLYAINPEAGFFGVAPGTSAKSNPNALKSIQSNTIFTNVGVTADNQPWWEGLDDGQTPVTDWRGNAYDPAKGPAAHPNSRFTVSAKQCPSYSPEAENAAGVPISAIVFGGRRPSLVPLVFEARDWTHGVLVGAAMGSETTAAATGAVGVMRRDPMAMKPFCGYNFADYFTHWLSFDQAGANLPKIFHVNWFRKGDDGSFLWPGFGENLRVLEWMIQRVKGEAGSVETPIGHLPKDDEINLDGVQLTDEARAKLFGFEREGWQAEFASIGEYLDEYGPRMPQALKDEQQRIAKALGN; encoded by the coding sequence ATGAATGCCATTTCCCATGACGTCGCCAAACCTGCCGTCGCGCCGGGGAGCCAGGGCAGCAAGCTCGCCGCCCTCAACGCCTGGGTCGCCGAAGTCGCCGCGCTGACCAAGCCCGACGCGATCCACTGGTGCGACGGCAGCGATGCCGAGAACGCCGCGCTCATCGCGCAGATGGAGGCCGACGGCACGCTCGTCAAGCTCAACGAGTCCACGCATCCGAACAGCTACCTGCACCGCTCGCATCCGGACGACGTCGCTCGTGTCGAGCACCTCACCTTCGTCTGCACGAGCAGGCAGGACGACGCGGGTCCGAACAACCACTGGATGGCCCCGGCCGACGGCCACGCGAAGATGGACGCGCTCTTCGACGGCTGCATGAAGGGCCGCACGATGTACGTGATCCCGTACTGCATGGGCCCGATCGATTCGCCGCTGTCGCGTTGCGGCGTGGAGATCACCGATAGCCCGTACGTCGTGGCGAACATGCGCATCATGACGCGTATGGGCGCGCCGTCGCTGGCGCGCATCGAGCGCGAAGGCACGTTCGTGAAGGGTCTGCACTCCATCGGGGAGCTCGATCCGGAGCGCCGTTTCATCATGCATTTCCCGGAAGAACTTACGATCAAGTCGTTCGGTTCGGGCTACGGCGGCAACGCGCTGCTGGGCAAGAAGTGCCATGCGCTGCGCATCGCCTCGCACCAGGCGCGTTCGGAAGGCTGGCTCGCCGAGCACATGCTGATCCTCGGCCTGGAAAACCCGCAGGGCGAGACGCATTACATCGCCGCGGCGTTCCCGTCGGCGTGCGGCAAGACCAACCTGGCGATGCTGATTCCGCCGGAAGGCTATCGCGCGAAGGGCTGGAAGGTCTGGACCGTCGGCGACGATATCTGCTGGATGCGCCCGGGCGCGGACGGCCGCCTCTACGCGATCAACCCGGAAGCCGGCTTCTTCGGCGTCGCGCCGGGCACCTCGGCCAAGTCGAACCCGAACGCGCTCAAGTCGATCCAGAGCAACACCATCTTCACCAACGTCGGCGTCACCGCCGACAACCAGCCGTGGTGGGAAGGCCTGGACGACGGCCAGACGCCGGTCACCGACTGGCGCGGCAACGCCTACGACCCGGCGAAGGGCCCGGCGGCACATCCCAACTCCCGCTTCACCGTGAGCGCGAAGCAGTGCCCGAGCTACTCGCCGGAAGCCGAGAACGCCGCGGGCGTGCCGATCAGCGCGATCGTCTTTGGCGGTCGCCGCCCGTCGCTGGTGCCGCTGGTGTTCGAAGCGCGCGACTGGACGCACGGCGTGCTGGTCGGCGCCGCGATGGGGTCGGAAACCACCGCCGCCGCCACGGGCGCGGTCGGCGTGATGCGCCGCGATCCAATGGCGATGAAGCCCTTCTGCGGCTACAACTTCGCCGACTACTTCACGCACTGGCTCTCGTTCGACCAGGCCGGCGCGAACCTGCCGAAGATCTTCCACGTCAACTGGTTCCGCAAGGGCGACGACGGCTCGTTCCTGTGGCCGGGGTTCGGCGAGAACCTGCGCGTGCTGGAGTGGATGATCCAGCGCGTGAAGGGCGAGGCCGGTTCGGTCGAAACGCCGATCGGCCACCTGCCGAAGGACGACGAGATCAACCTCGACGGCGTGCAGCTGACCGACGAGGCGCGCGCGAAGTTGTTCGGTTTCGAGCGCGAGGGCTGGCAGGCGGAGTTCGCCAGCATCGGCGAATACCTCGACGAATACGGCCCGCGCATGCCGCAGGCGTTGAAGGACGAGCAGCAGCGCATCGCCAAGGCACTGGGCAACTGA